The genomic window GATCCGCTGACCCTCGTGGTCGACGAAGAAGTCGTCGTCCTCGTCACGCCCCACAGGCATCTCGGCGCCGATGGTCTGCTCGACGAGGTCGAGCAGCGTGTCGCGGTCGGCGGGGTGCGCGTATCCCGGACCAGCCCCCTTCGTCCACTCCAGACCCAGGACGCCGGACCACTGGGCGCAGGGGCCGGATGCCCGGTGCGTCAGCAGGTGCGGGTGCGGGATCGCGCACTTGTTGCGGAGCAACATCATCGCTCGGGTCACGAGCGCCGCACGGCCCCCGTGGCGCTCGTCGAGGTGGTTGCCCCCGACGGCGAGCACGAGGATGTCCCCCATGACGAACTCCATGGTCGGCAGGTCGTGCAGTCCGCCGGTTCGCCCCACCTCGAGGACGAGGCTGTCCCCCTCGACCTTCATCGTGTGGACGAAGGTCCGCAGCCGGTGCTCGAAGGCTCGCCACTCCCGGTTGGTCTCCTTGGCCCCCGCCGCCAGCTCTTCGTGGTTGATGTCAGTCATCGTGACCACTTCCCCTCTTGTTTAGTTCGTCATCCTAGCTAAAGGTTAGCACGCTATCCGCGCTAATGTAGGCGCATGCCCCGACGACGCCCGCTCGACGCCTATCCCCGCCCCGGAGTGACCGTGGATCTGGCGATCCTCACGGTCACCTCAGCGGGCACCGATGACGCCGCCCTGCGGGTGCTTGTGCAAGAACGTCAGGAGCCCGACGGGCGGGTGCTGCCGGGGCGGTTCCTG from Janibacter cremeus includes these protein-coding regions:
- a CDS encoding T3SS (YopN, CesT) and YbjN peptide-binding chaperone 1, encoding MTDINHEELAAGAKETNREWRAFEHRLRTFVHTMKVEGDSLVLEVGRTGGLHDLPTMEFVMGDILVLAVGGNHLDERHGGRAALVTRAMMLLRNKCAIPHPHLLTHRASGPCAQWSGVLGLEWTKGAGPGYAHPADRDTLLDLVEQTIGAEMPVGRDEDDDFFVDHEGQRIWIRVLPNVPAIEITARAAHGTTSRRQAAVEVGILNRSNPWIWWQVSGRDVFQTAIIDTSPFAPEHLTTTLEIFCQALSATRDDLALRVGGEVA